From Scomber scombrus chromosome 13, fScoSco1.1, whole genome shotgun sequence, a single genomic window includes:
- the LOC133993286 gene encoding uncharacterized protein C7orf57 homolog produces MFSENSAFLMSNDLQPSKSGLKAGNHGINGQISQIPGLSPVVSSVIEGKARGRRGGVLDSDSDYVKLAKQGGHKGLLWHEESLTSQRNSYKPPNWFCPSPEDNTIPSLITSEEKKNPGAFQHMKPPFGTDNMSTWERDDSCNGEEKNNNVHNNQMENLQSSIEHHEASKFKKTMFDKKPAPVDMSKLLSFGYVDDNKPTANTWVSN; encoded by the exons ATGTTTTCAGA AAATTCCGCATTTCTCATGAGTAACGATCTCCAACCATCAAAGTCTG GTCTGAAAGCAGGGAACCATGGCATAAATGGCCAGATCTCCCAGATCCCAGGACTGTCCCCAGTTGTCAGCTCTGTTATTGAGGGGAAGGCCCGTGGGAGAAGGGGAGGAGTCCTAGACAGTGACTCTGACTATGTCAAGCTTGCAAAACAAGGAGGACACAAAG GACTCCTGTGGCATGAGGAATCACTTACCTCTCAACGTAATTCATACAAACCTCCAAACTGGTTCTGCCCCTCACCAGAAGACAATACCATACCTAG cCTAATTACCAGCGAAGAGAAGAAAAACCCCGGAGCATTTCAACACATGAAACCTCCTTTTGGGACTGACAATATGTCAACATGGGAGAGGGATGATAGCTGCAATGGCGAAGAGAAG AACAACAATGTTCATAACAACCAGATGGAGAATTTGCAGTCATCCATTGAACATCATGAGGCCAGCAAATTCAAGAAGAC AATGTTTGACAAGAAACCGGCTCCTGTCGACATGTCTAAGCTGTTAAGCTTTGGTTATGTAGATGACAACAAACCAACAGCCAACACTTGGGTGTCAA ATTAG
- the upp2 gene encoding uridine phosphorylase 2, which produces MAPILLNCMGNDHNEYIKQQVQVKNPYLDTMEEDILYHFSLSTKTHNLPEMFGDIKFVCVGGSANRMKAFAQFIHQELELPGNPDEIRDICEGTDRYCMYKVGPVLSISHGMGVPSISIMLHELIKLLHHAQCRDVVLFRLGTSGGVGLAPGTVVITEKAVDYSFRPQFEQVVLGKVITRSTELDEGVANELLQYSSELENLPTVIGNTMCTHDFYEGQGRLDGALCSFSHEEKLEYLRKAYEAGVRNIEMESTVFAAMCRVCGLKAAVICVALLNRFDGDQITSSHDVLVEYQQRPQVLVSHFIKKRLGQIA; this is translated from the exons ATGGCACCAATTCTACTGAACTGTATGGGGAATGATCACAATGAGTATATCAA ACAACAAGTCCAAGTGAAAAACCCCTACCTGGATACCATGGAGGAGGATATTCTCTACCACTTCAGCTTGAGCACCAAGACTCACAATCTCCCAGAAATGTTTGGAGATATTAAG tttgtgtgtgttggtggcaGTGCAAATCGAATGAAGGCCTTTGCCCAGTTCATCCACCAGGAGTTGGAACTGCCTGGAAACCCAGATGAAATCAGAGATATCTGTGAGGGGACTGATCGCTACTGCATGTACAAAGTGGGCCCAGTGCTTTCTATAAGT CACGGCATGGGTGTCCCCTCAATCTCCATCATGCTGCATGAGCTCATCAAACTGCTGCACCATGCCCAATGCCGCGATGTGGTTCTGTTTCGTCTGGGAACATCTGGTGGAGTTG GTCTGGCTCCAGGGACAGTGGTGATCACAGAAAAAGCAGTGGACTACTCCTTCCGGCCCCAGTTTGAGCAGGTGGTTCTGGGTAAAGTGATCACCCGGAGCACTGAGCTGGATGAAGGGGTGGCCAATGAGCTTCTGCAGTACTCCTCCGAGCTTGAAAACTTACCGACAGTGATCGGAAACACCATGTGCACCCATGACTTCTATGAAG GCCAGGGCCGACTTGACGGGGCTCTGTGCTCCTTCTCTCATGAAGAAAAACTGGAGTATCTGAGGAAAGCATATGAGGCTGGAGTGAGGAATATTGAAATGGAGTCCACCGTCTTTGCAGCTATGTGCCGTGTTTGTGGTCTCAAAG CCGCTGTGATCTGTGTAGCATTGCTGAACCGCTTTGACGGAGACCAGATCACATCTTCTCATGATGTTCTGGTGGAGTACCAGCAGAGACCTCAGGTCCTGGTGTCCCACTTCATCAAGAAACGCCTGGGACAGATTGCCTGA